From Sporosarcina sp. Marseille-Q4943, the proteins below share one genomic window:
- a CDS encoding ferritin-like domain-containing protein: MRKGADVFVDKLKQAIESEYKDYYFYKSMYEKTDDPLWRDFIQHAYEDEKSHYEMFQQLYYMMTGTFVQNPKKPIPCYNFKQCVKQALVGELDGVETYKEMLLTIPIQQAYNPLFIAMHDEMEHAIRMSTIYNSLR; this comes from the coding sequence ATGCGAAAGGGTGCTGACGTGTTTGTCGATAAATTAAAACAGGCTATCGAGAGCGAATACAAGGACTATTACTTTTATAAGTCGATGTATGAAAAAACAGATGATCCGCTTTGGCGGGACTTCATCCAGCATGCGTATGAAGACGAAAAAAGCCATTATGAAATGTTTCAACAACTCTATTATATGATGACTGGGACATTTGTACAAAATCCGAAGAAACCGATTCCGTGCTATAACTTCAAGCAATGTGTCAAACAGGCGCTCGTCGGTGAGTTGGATGGGGTGGAAACATATAAGGAAATGCTGTTGACGATTCCTATTCAGCAAGCTTATAATCCTTTGTTCATTGCCATGCATGACGAAATGGAGCATGCCATCCGGATGTCAACGATCTATAATTCATTGAGATGA
- a CDS encoding coproporphyrinogen III oxidase, which yields MQKIILTKSFEQDWIRMFTHLANLFFEQSKVITDTEEEGILVDLSIQQDGATINGYAQLTHNGNEFSAAFSEQVTTDNSETKTRQLKRIYSHVFLEVLEQLTGMKQSWGILTGIRPMKLFHKYRQQGHSVEDAKRLLMKKHRISEEKSELLATIEQVQLRAIPDLHQIQNDVSIYIGIPFCPTKCAYCTFPAYAIHRKNGRVESFLDGLHEEIREIGKWLTERNIKITTIYFGGGTPTSIEADEMDALYQTMYDSFPYMKEVREVTVEAGRPDTITPAKIDVLKKWGIDRISVNPQSYTDETLKAIGRHHSVQETIDKFWLSRNMGMKNINMDLIIGLPNEGLEEFRHSLDETEKMQPESLTVHTLSFKRASEMTRNKEKYKVADRETVEQMMKMGEQWTKENDYVPYYLYRQKNILGNLENVGYAKPGEESIYNIIIMEEVQTIIGIGCGASSKFMDPATGKITQFQNPKDPAAYILTFEEYIDKKIEHLERIFPQAIQVD from the coding sequence ATGCAAAAGATAATCCTTACAAAATCATTCGAACAAGATTGGATACGGATGTTCACCCATCTCGCCAACCTCTTCTTCGAACAATCAAAGGTCATCACGGACACCGAAGAAGAAGGAATCCTTGTCGACCTATCCATACAGCAAGACGGTGCCACGATAAATGGCTATGCCCAATTAACGCATAATGGCAACGAATTCAGTGCCGCGTTCTCAGAGCAAGTGACAACCGACAATTCGGAAACGAAGACCCGTCAGCTGAAACGGATTTATTCCCACGTGTTTCTAGAAGTTCTGGAGCAGCTAACCGGAATGAAACAGTCTTGGGGAATTCTAACCGGCATCCGTCCGATGAAACTGTTCCATAAATACCGACAGCAAGGACATAGCGTGGAAGACGCAAAACGTCTTTTAATGAAGAAACACCGGATTTCCGAAGAAAAAAGTGAACTTCTCGCAACGATTGAACAAGTCCAGCTGCGGGCAATCCCGGATTTACACCAAATCCAAAACGATGTCAGCATCTACATCGGCATCCCGTTCTGTCCGACAAAATGTGCATACTGCACGTTTCCGGCTTACGCCATTCATCGGAAAAACGGGCGGGTCGAATCATTTCTCGACGGGTTGCATGAAGAAATTCGCGAGATCGGGAAATGGTTGACGGAGCGGAACATTAAAATCACGACAATTTATTTTGGCGGAGGGACGCCTACTTCCATCGAAGCAGATGAAATGGATGCCCTTTATCAGACGATGTATGACTCATTCCCGTATATGAAAGAAGTGAGGGAAGTGACCGTCGAAGCGGGGCGGCCGGACACAATTACACCTGCCAAAATCGATGTCCTCAAAAAATGGGGAATTGACCGGATCAGCGTCAATCCACAATCGTATACGGATGAAACGTTGAAAGCGATCGGAAGGCATCATTCCGTACAAGAGACGATTGATAAATTCTGGTTGTCCCGAAACATGGGGATGAAAAATATCAATATGGACCTCATTATTGGTTTGCCAAATGAAGGACTGGAAGAATTCCGCCATTCGCTCGACGAAACGGAGAAGATGCAGCCCGAATCGCTGACTGTCCACACGCTTTCATTCAAACGGGCTTCTGAGATGACACGGAACAAAGAGAAATATAAAGTGGCGGATCGGGAAACGGTTGAACAGATGATGAAGATGGGCGAGCAATGGACGAAGGAAAACGACTATGTGCCATATTATTTGTATCGCCAAAAAAACATCCTCGGCAACTTGGAAAATGTCGGATATGCGAAGCCGGGCGAAGAAAGTATATACAACATCATTATTATGGAAGAAGTACAGACGATCATCGGAATTGGTTGCGGCGCATCGAGTAAATTCATGGATCCCGCGACCGGTAAAATTACGCAATTCCAAAATCCGAAAGATCCCGCTGCTTATATCCTTACGTTTGAAGAATATATCGATAAGAAGATCGAACATCTTGAAAGGATTTTCCCTCAAGCTATCCAAGTCGACTGA
- a CDS encoding MFS transporter produces MKWFSEWGRKFSSFNRNVRLFIIGNALIQIGMGVFMVMYNLYVKELGMPETVNGKVISMTAMASAIMLVPAGFLSDKFGRKWMIVGGAVLTVTTLFYRGIAVSETPIIAAAFLTGLFMAFVQVSGIPFLAENSSPTERVKLFSVNFAIITIANVIGSLAGGIITDFLETVFRISAAEAIRYSLHLGAAIFTVGLIPLFKLKENRTESAKVKKGDKEQAATEDDSLKRNLIVIFHFSFASLLIGFGSGLVVPYLNLYFANRFDASNSYIGLVLSLGSAMTAVAAMIGPALSRKVGKVKALILFQALSIPFLLLTAYTTSLWLASLGFLLRQALMNAGNPIQSAVAMEVVSDKYKGLANSMNQMVFSLGWATMGSVATGLVVANGSYWGYAYAFTITAGLYIVSSVYYYFIFGRRKLSGE; encoded by the coding sequence ATGAAATGGTTTAGCGAATGGGGACGGAAATTTTCCTCTTTCAATCGGAATGTGAGGCTTTTTATAATCGGGAATGCGCTCATCCAGATCGGGATGGGTGTTTTCATGGTCATGTACAATTTATATGTAAAAGAGCTCGGAATGCCCGAGACGGTAAATGGGAAAGTGATTTCCATGACGGCGATGGCTTCGGCAATCATGCTCGTTCCTGCGGGGTTTTTAAGCGATAAATTTGGCCGTAAATGGATGATTGTCGGCGGTGCTGTATTAACGGTAACGACGCTATTTTATAGGGGAATTGCAGTTTCGGAAACACCGATTATTGCGGCTGCATTTTTGACGGGCTTATTCATGGCATTCGTTCAAGTTTCGGGTATCCCGTTCCTAGCGGAAAACTCGTCTCCGACTGAAAGGGTTAAGCTATTCAGTGTCAATTTTGCAATTATAACGATTGCGAATGTCATCGGTAGTTTAGCAGGAGGAATCATTACAGACTTCCTGGAAACTGTTTTTAGGATCAGCGCAGCGGAAGCAATACGATATTCACTGCATTTAGGTGCAGCTATTTTCACAGTCGGCTTGATTCCTTTATTCAAATTAAAGGAGAATCGTACTGAGTCCGCAAAGGTGAAAAAGGGAGACAAGGAGCAAGCTGCAACAGAGGACGATAGTTTGAAACGGAATCTGATTGTTATCTTTCACTTTTCATTCGCAAGCTTGCTAATCGGTTTTGGATCCGGTTTGGTCGTTCCATACTTGAATTTGTATTTTGCCAATCGTTTTGATGCTTCCAATTCCTATATCGGACTTGTGCTGTCATTGGGTTCGGCTATGACTGCGGTTGCCGCTATGATCGGTCCCGCGCTCTCACGGAAAGTCGGCAAGGTGAAGGCGCTTATTTTATTCCAGGCGTTGTCGATCCCTTTCCTTCTATTGACTGCATACACAACATCTCTATGGTTGGCGTCACTCGGCTTTCTTTTGCGACAAGCGCTCATGAACGCCGGCAATCCAATTCAAAGTGCAGTAGCGATGGAAGTCGTGTCGGATAAATACAAAGGGCTCGCCAATTCAATGAATCAGATGGTTTTTAGTCTAGGTTGGGCAACCATGGGGAGTGTCGCGACGGGATTAGTCGTCGCAAACGGCTCCTATTGGGGCTATGCATATGCCTTCACGATTACAGCAGGGCTGTATATTGTTTCATCGGTCTACTATTATTTCATTTTCGGCAGAAGAAAATTGTCCGGGGAATAA
- a CDS encoding YlbF family regulator — MTVNIYDDLNKLESTLRKTDEYAEVQNAIEEVKKDEQALELFKSFRKIQMTLQQKQMQGEEIAHEELEYAQKTAQLAQQNDKIMQMLQAEMKLSGLIEEVNRVLMKPVQEMYETMQ, encoded by the coding sequence ATGACTGTTAATATTTATGATGACTTGAACAAATTGGAGTCGACACTTCGCAAGACTGATGAATATGCCGAAGTGCAGAACGCGATTGAGGAAGTGAAGAAAGACGAACAGGCTTTGGAACTGTTCAAGAGCTTCCGTAAAATCCAAATGACGCTTCAGCAGAAGCAGATGCAAGGCGAAGAAATCGCGCATGAAGAGTTGGAGTATGCACAAAAAACAGCGCAGCTTGCTCAGCAAAACGATAAGATCATGCAAATGCTCCAAGCGGAAATGAAGCTGAGCGGCCTGATCGAAGAAGTGAACCGTGTCTTGATGAAGCCGGTTCAGGAAATGTACGAAACGATGCAATAA
- a CDS encoding ABC transporter ATP-binding protein, which yields MTTGKRLVQYALDYKKLLITGLVLLGFAVAADLMGPLIAKKIIDDHIATSVDKTINFTPIAKLLAVFFSLAVVTAILRYFQYLLLQNAANRIIQKMRNELYGHIQTLPIRYFDNLPAGKVVARITNDTEAIRNLYVTVVSQFAISGMYMLGIFIALFYLDPKMGAITLFVLPVLYVWMKLYRKFASKVNHIIRSKNSEMNAMINESINGMTIIQAFRREKQMDGEFNELNDEHYKYQSKLLKVEAATSHNLVDIIRSLAFVFLIWYFGGASLSTESVISVGMLYAFVDYITRLFNPITGVVNQFARLEHSLVAAERVFSLMDRQGEPVSDEKIARYRGNVRFEKVWFAYKDEEYVLKDISFEAKQGETVALVGHTGSGKSSIMNLLFRFYDVSKGKITIDGMNIGNMSRQTIRDHMGIVLQDPYLFSGTVESNISLGDARISRERVQQALDAVGGDRVLKHLPGGIDEPVVEKGSTLSSGQRQLISFARALAFDPAILILDEATSNIDTETEEIIQHAMDVLKKGRTTFIIAHRLSTIKNADRILVLDRGEIVEQGNHDELLALDGQYAQMYKLQAGNSSRVG from the coding sequence ATGACTACCGGAAAACGTTTAGTACAGTATGCACTTGATTATAAGAAGCTTTTAATTACAGGACTCGTCCTTCTCGGCTTCGCTGTTGCGGCGGACTTGATGGGACCGTTGATTGCGAAGAAGATCATTGACGATCATATCGCGACTTCAGTTGATAAGACAATCAATTTTACACCGATCGCCAAATTGTTAGCTGTATTTTTCAGCTTGGCAGTCGTTACAGCTATCTTGCGGTATTTCCAATATTTATTGCTACAAAATGCCGCAAACCGGATTATCCAGAAGATGCGGAACGAATTGTATGGACATATTCAGACGCTGCCGATCCGTTATTTCGATAATTTGCCGGCGGGGAAGGTCGTTGCGCGGATTACGAATGATACGGAAGCGATTCGGAATCTCTATGTGACGGTCGTTTCGCAGTTTGCAATCAGCGGCATGTATATGCTCGGGATCTTCATCGCCCTCTTCTATTTAGATCCGAAAATGGGGGCCATCACGCTATTCGTCTTGCCAGTCCTATACGTATGGATGAAATTGTATCGGAAGTTCGCATCAAAAGTGAACCATATCATCCGGAGCAAAAACAGTGAGATGAATGCAATGATCAATGAATCGATCAATGGCATGACGATCATCCAAGCTTTCCGCCGGGAAAAGCAGATGGACGGCGAATTCAATGAATTAAATGATGAGCATTATAAGTATCAAAGCAAATTATTGAAAGTTGAAGCGGCGACGTCCCATAATCTCGTCGATATCATCCGTTCGTTGGCTTTCGTCTTTCTGATTTGGTATTTCGGCGGTGCTTCGCTGTCGACAGAGAGTGTCATTTCTGTCGGGATGTTATACGCATTCGTCGATTATATTACACGGCTATTCAACCCGATTACGGGAGTCGTCAACCAGTTCGCGCGACTCGAGCATTCACTTGTCGCTGCGGAGCGCGTCTTCAGTCTGATGGATCGTCAAGGGGAGCCAGTGAGCGATGAGAAGATTGCCCGTTACCGCGGGAACGTCCGATTCGAGAAAGTCTGGTTCGCTTATAAAGATGAGGAATATGTGTTGAAAGACATTTCCTTCGAAGCGAAGCAAGGAGAGACCGTCGCGCTCGTCGGCCATACAGGCTCCGGGAAGAGCTCCATCATGAACTTGCTTTTCCGTTTCTATGACGTATCAAAAGGGAAAATCACGATTGATGGAATGAATATCGGGAACATGTCGCGCCAGACAATCCGCGATCATATGGGAATCGTGTTGCAGGATCCATATTTGTTCAGTGGAACAGTGGAATCGAACATCAGCCTAGGGGATGCACGCATTTCCCGCGAAAGAGTACAGCAAGCACTTGATGCGGTTGGCGGAGACCGTGTGCTGAAGCATTTGCCTGGCGGGATTGACGAGCCGGTCGTTGAGAAGGGAAGCACACTTTCATCCGGACAACGCCAGCTCATTTCATTCGCACGGGCCCTTGCCTTCGACCCGGCCATCCTCATATTGGATGAAGCAACTTCCAATATCGATACGGAAACCGAGGAAATCATCCAGCATGCGATGGACGTGTTGAAGAAGGGACGGACGACGTTCATCATTGCTCACCGTTTGTCTACGATTAAAAATGCGGACCGCATTTTAGTGCTGGACCGCGGTGAAATCGTCGAGCAAGGCAATCACGATGAATTACTCGCGCTTGACGGCCAGTATGCACAGATGTATAAATTGCAGGCAGGGAATAGTTCGAGAGTTGGTTAA
- a CDS encoding YheE family protein has protein sequence MLQHFSYKPMFAGGSLPGWTFSFFYKNERFTGDYKPDGTIVWTSATPSDEENVKKMIHELMTFHVYE, from the coding sequence ATGCTTCAGCATTTTAGCTACAAACCGATGTTTGCGGGCGGCAGCTTGCCCGGTTGGACGTTTTCATTTTTTTATAAAAACGAACGGTTCACAGGAGACTATAAGCCGGACGGCACGATTGTCTGGACTAGTGCAACTCCGTCTGATGAAGAAAACGTCAAAAAAATGATTCACGAACTGATGACATTCCACGTATATGAATGA
- a CDS encoding DUF445 domain-containing protein, which produces MDFIWTLLFMALIGALIGGFTNHLAIKMLFRPHEAKYIGKWRLPFTPGLIPKRRDELAIQLGRTVTNYLVTPDVLRNKLLTPDMERKAEAFLQSKMEEYVLQSDKTLHDWLQVAGAQDIVEKAEQKIDALIDAQLMNVRMKLTTGTIEEVVPLDWQERAKAHIPVMTNYILQRAEQFVDSYEGKVMFQKLINDFLESKGTFGGMLNMFFGDSNSLVEKVQREALKFINAPGTYNLLHTMFEKEFAKLQKRPMAELLAEFNWDGLFTSIKAYANKELALDTRLDKTIQDYWPKGSEWTAENLTPKVTQFAFDQAQKQLEQSLKKLKLDEIVKEQVDTFPVSVLEDLVLGISRREFKMITVLGALLGGIIGIVQGLIVFFTNY; this is translated from the coding sequence ATGGATTTCATATGGACATTGTTGTTTATGGCTTTGATTGGGGCATTGATCGGGGGATTTACGAATCACCTAGCGATCAAAATGCTGTTCAGACCCCATGAGGCAAAATATATTGGAAAATGGCGCCTTCCGTTTACGCCAGGGTTGATTCCGAAACGGCGTGATGAACTTGCCATACAATTGGGGAGGACGGTTACGAACTATTTAGTCACTCCCGATGTGTTGCGTAATAAGTTATTGACGCCTGATATGGAAAGAAAAGCGGAGGCGTTCCTTCAAAGCAAAATGGAGGAGTATGTGCTTCAATCGGACAAGACGTTGCACGATTGGCTACAAGTGGCAGGGGCTCAAGACATTGTAGAGAAAGCTGAGCAAAAAATCGATGCCCTTATCGATGCACAACTCATGAACGTGCGCATGAAATTGACAACGGGCACGATTGAAGAGGTCGTTCCATTGGATTGGCAGGAGCGTGCGAAAGCGCATATTCCCGTAATGACAAACTATATCCTGCAACGAGCCGAGCAATTTGTGGATTCTTATGAAGGCAAAGTGATGTTCCAAAAGTTGATCAATGATTTCCTAGAGTCGAAAGGGACGTTTGGCGGCATGTTGAATATGTTCTTCGGCGATTCCAACTCGCTCGTAGAGAAGGTGCAGCGGGAAGCGTTGAAGTTCATCAACGCGCCAGGCACATATAATCTGTTGCACACTATGTTTGAGAAGGAATTTGCGAAGCTGCAAAAGCGTCCGATGGCGGAACTGCTTGCAGAGTTCAACTGGGATGGACTGTTCACTTCCATTAAAGCATATGCTAACAAGGAACTTGCGCTAGACACCCGTTTGGATAAAACAATCCAAGATTACTGGCCGAAAGGTTCCGAGTGGACTGCAGAAAATCTGACGCCGAAAGTGACGCAATTCGCTTTTGATCAAGCTCAAAAGCAGCTGGAGCAATCATTGAAAAAGCTGAAGCTTGATGAAATTGTCAAGGAGCAAGTAGATACGTTCCCGGTTTCTGTCCTGGAAGATCTTGTTCTCGGCATTTCAAGACGCGAATTCAAAATGATTACTGTCCTTGGAGCGCTGTTAGGTGGTATCATCGGGATAGTGCAAGGATTGATCGTCTTTTTCACAAACTACTAG
- a CDS encoding glyoxalase, with amino-acid sequence MIKSATLYTNNLKALRRFYGNVLELDMIESTAEQFTVRIGESHLTFKGTEQPAFYHFAINIPGNQFSMMKYWITDRVTLNREEGRDEVYFPSFDADSMYFEDPVGNIVELIGRRKRDLFGDLTKESFLSISEMGMATPHVVEVGDQLLDLGIPLRDGIEVEPDELNFLGRGDAFIVLVPLGRRWYFSKKVSESYPVELTWNDTHIKLNEDGKLTF; translated from the coding sequence ATGATCAAGTCTGCAACATTATATACAAACAATCTGAAAGCATTACGACGTTTTTACGGAAACGTGTTAGAACTCGATATGATAGAGTCAACAGCTGAACAGTTCACCGTTAGGATCGGAGAATCACATCTAACATTCAAAGGGACGGAGCAACCGGCTTTCTATCATTTCGCCATTAACATCCCAGGCAATCAATTTTCCATGATGAAATATTGGATAACGGACCGCGTCACGCTAAACCGTGAAGAAGGGCGGGACGAAGTCTATTTTCCGAGTTTTGACGCGGATTCGATGTATTTCGAGGATCCCGTTGGTAATATCGTCGAATTAATTGGCAGAAGGAAGCGGGACCTATTCGGGGATTTGACAAAAGAATCATTCTTGAGTATTAGCGAGATGGGCATGGCGACACCACATGTCGTTGAAGTGGGAGACCAGCTGCTTGATCTTGGAATTCCTTTGCGCGATGGAATAGAGGTGGAACCGGATGAGCTGAACTTCCTTGGACGCGGAGATGCATTCATCGTCCTCGTCCCGCTTGGGCGCCGGTGGTATTTTTCAAAAAAAGTATCGGAATCATACCCGGTTGAACTGACTTGGAATGATACACATATTAAATTAAATGAAGATGGTAAGCTTACCTTCTAG
- a CDS encoding ABC transporter substrate-binding protein: MNKTVVDRVGRSVTFTFPPKRIVSLCPGITDTLFALKLEEKIVGRTRFCIYPKGEVETVPAVAGTKDIKLEAIHNVQPDLIIVEKEENTKEIVEELEKHFPVYVAEVQSVDDAFRMIEDMGSLTDRSEAARQLISAIHEQFESLPKVAGERVSYVIWRKPYMVVGKDTYIHSLLERMGFVNPFTEADGRYPVVTAEGFKNADLDYVLLSSEPFPFKEKHFEEFLEMMPDTEPILIDGEMFWYGPRMVEAAAYLRKQLSRFQH; this comes from the coding sequence TTGAATAAAACTGTTGTAGACCGGGTCGGAAGAAGTGTCACTTTTACCTTCCCGCCAAAACGAATCGTTTCATTATGCCCTGGCATTACGGATACACTATTTGCACTCAAGCTTGAAGAGAAAATCGTCGGGCGGACCCGTTTTTGCATTTATCCGAAAGGTGAGGTCGAAACTGTTCCGGCTGTTGCAGGCACAAAGGACATTAAGCTGGAAGCAATCCATAACGTGCAACCGGACCTCATTATCGTCGAGAAAGAGGAAAACACGAAAGAGATTGTAGAGGAGTTGGAGAAACACTTCCCTGTCTATGTCGCAGAAGTCCAGTCAGTGGATGACGCATTCCGGATGATCGAGGACATGGGCAGCTTGACAGATCGAAGCGAAGCCGCCAGGCAATTGATCTCCGCTATCCATGAGCAATTTGAGTCTTTGCCTAAGGTTGCGGGAGAACGGGTCTCTTATGTCATCTGGAGAAAGCCATATATGGTCGTCGGGAAAGATACATATATCCATTCGCTATTAGAAAGGATGGGATTCGTCAATCCATTTACCGAAGCGGACGGCAGGTATCCGGTGGTCACGGCAGAAGGGTTCAAGAACGCGGATTTGGATTATGTACTGTTGTCCTCTGAGCCCTTCCCTTTCAAAGAAAAGCATTTCGAAGAATTTTTAGAGATGATGCCAGACACTGAACCTATCTTAATCGACGGAGAAATGTTCTGGTACGGACCGAGAATGGTAGAGGCAGCCGCATATTTAAGAAAGCAACTTTCTCGCTTTCAACACTAA
- a CDS encoding S66 peptidase family protein — translation MIRYPKPLQQGDTIGVTAASSGVEEVLHHLVHNAKRQFEKRGYKVNIGATVWTQNKSASAPIEVRAAELMGMFKNPDINAIIPPWGGEILLEILPFIDWKKIEPKWILGYSDTSTFLFAMTVKTGIATAHGPNFVELRSDEWEPVASQFMNVLQASAGSTIEQQSSEKFQSKWQHDAPDNPYVYKLDTPTEWKVLGTDNVELEGRLLGGCLDTIRHLVGTPYGDIASFQKNFLNDEPILWYFENCEMNATDIHRTMLQFVYAGWFDNAAGIIFGRSPAGQEVQGFTVFDSMERIKDLTGLPIIYDADVGHVPPQITFVNGASGSVTVNNGKGHVKTKLQ, via the coding sequence ATGATCCGCTATCCAAAACCATTGCAACAAGGAGACACGATCGGCGTAACAGCCGCGTCTTCGGGTGTCGAGGAAGTTCTTCACCATCTCGTCCATAATGCAAAACGCCAGTTTGAAAAAAGAGGGTACAAAGTAAACATTGGAGCTACGGTGTGGACACAAAACAAGTCCGCTTCAGCACCGATAGAAGTCCGTGCTGCCGAGTTAATGGGAATGTTCAAGAACCCGGACATTAATGCTATCATCCCCCCGTGGGGCGGTGAAATCCTGTTGGAAATATTACCGTTCATCGATTGGAAGAAAATTGAGCCTAAATGGATTTTAGGCTATTCGGATACGAGCACTTTCCTATTTGCGATGACAGTCAAAACCGGCATTGCGACTGCGCACGGTCCAAACTTCGTTGAATTGCGCAGCGATGAATGGGAGCCTGTTGCAAGTCAATTTATGAATGTACTACAAGCGTCCGCTGGCTCAACCATTGAGCAGCAATCATCTGAAAAATTCCAATCCAAATGGCAGCACGATGCTCCAGATAATCCTTATGTATATAAACTCGATACACCGACGGAATGGAAGGTTCTCGGAACAGACAATGTCGAATTGGAAGGACGTTTGTTAGGAGGCTGCCTCGATACGATCCGTCACCTCGTCGGGACGCCATATGGCGATATTGCTTCATTCCAGAAAAACTTCTTGAACGACGAACCGATTTTATGGTATTTCGAGAACTGCGAAATGAACGCTACCGATATTCACCGGACTATGCTTCAGTTTGTCTATGCAGGTTGGTTTGACAATGCCGCAGGAATCATCTTCGGCCGCTCCCCTGCAGGTCAAGAAGTTCAAGGATTCACCGTATTTGATTCAATGGAAAGAATAAAAGATCTGACCGGACTGCCTATTATTTATGATGCCGATGTAGGTCATGTCCCTCCACAAATTACGTTCGTGAATGGGGCGAGCGGTAGTGTGACGGTTAACAATGGAAAAGGGCACGTAAAGACCAAACTCCAATAA